The DNA region CCAAAGTGTTGGAAAAGAGCGATCGCCCCTCCGGCCCAGAACATAAAAGCGGGGGTGAGCAGAGTCGCCGCCCATTGTTCGGCGAGTTTTCCACCTAGACTATCCAAAAATTTTGCTGACACCGTTACTCCTCTAGCCAACCGAAGAGCTGGCCGACGGTGAGAACTACAGGTTCGGCAAAGGGGGGAACGGGGAGGCGCTCGCTGGGTTCTTCAACAACGGAAATGGTGCGATCGCCCCCATACACAAACACCAGTTTTTCTTCAGGGTCAATCAGCCAGCCCATTTGAGTGCCATGGGACAAACAGTGGAGGATGTTGCGAACCACTTTGGTTTGGCCTTGCTCAGGGGAGAGAATTTCGATCGTCCAGTCGGGGGCAAGGGCAAAGGTATTCGACACGTCGCCATTCGGATCGCGAGGAATCCGTTTCCAGGTAAACACCGTGACATCCGGGACGATGGAGCGATCGCCAAAGGTACAGCGCAGTTCAGGATAAGCACGGGCGATATGTTGAGGTTTGAGAATACTATTGATGGCTGGCACAAGATCGCCTTGAATTGTGCTGTGTTTTCCTTGGGGCATAGGTTTCTGGATGATTTTCCCGTCCATGAATTCGCTGGCGGGTTTGGTTTCCGGCAGCGTCAGGAATTCAGCTAGGGTGATAGGTTTGGCGGGGGTTTGAACCATTGCCGTCGGGGTGAAATGGGAATGGGCTTATTGTACCGTTCTGGTTAGGAGATTAGTTCAAGGGGAATCTGGTGGGTGGGGCAGAGGGGGGTCGGACGCCCCACGCGATCGCGCGACCATGTATGGTCACATAGAGGGCATTTGAATTGACGATAAGAAACAGACGATATATCTCCAGGCAGGTTGGTGCTGCCTTTGGCACCTTTTTCACGAGCTAGGCTGGGCTGAAACTGGGTGCTCCAGGCTTGGGTAGCTTTGTGGTCTGTTAATAAATCCCAGATTTGATCGGCGATCGTATCTTCACTGCCATGGGTTTGTATCTGTTGAAGCAGTTGATCTAGAAGCTCTTGAACGTGAGCAGCCGTCTGAGGCTCCAGTAGATTGGAGAGATGAGGGCGGATAGCAAGGGCAGTTTCTAGAACAACTAGGTTATCAATATCACTCATAGGGTACTCAAATGGGTGGGAAAGAATCGTTACACGCCAGTGTAGCTGAAGGCTGACCAGTGGTAGGGATGGGAATAGTCATACTTGAGCGATCGCTTCAATTCTTTGTGACTATCAAGGTCTGGAATAAAGGTTCGGCAATGGTCAACAATATCGGTGGGAGAGGCATCCCGCAACCATTGCTGGGCACATCGTAGGGCTGTGGCGGGCGACATATCCTGGTTTTGCCAGAGGGTATAAAAGCGACTCAGTAAGACCATGGTGCTGAGGTCGGAGACTGACCAGAGAGAGGCGACGACTCCGGCAACCCCAGCCTGAAGCAATCCTGTCGGTAGGCTGATGGCTTCATCAGCGTTTTCGATGCCCGACAGGCCCGTTTCGCAGGCGGAGAGGATGGCGAGGCGAAGACCGCCCTGGTCTGCCAGATTGAGGGCGAAGATATCCCGCAGGGTGAGGAGGCCATCGCTCATTCGCAGGCCACTGTTGAGGGGATCGGCGAGGTTGGCGGTGCCGTGGCAGGAGAAGTGGGCGATCGCCATCTTCGAGAGTTGCGATCGCACCCCTTCCACCGTTGCTGCTCCGTGTCTAAGAACGGTGTTTTTTGGGAAACTGGCGATCGCCGCATTCACTTCCCGTTCGGAGTTAGGCAGGTCTTGGCTGGGATTGTCGATCGCCAAGATGGACTCTGCCCCGGTGCGCTGGGCAATGGCTTGGGCAGCGGCGAGGGATTTGGCGTTGGGGGCGTAGGTGAAGTGGATGTCATCGAGGGCGTAGCGGCGTCCAGTGGGGGTGCTGGGGTCTTCCGTCCAAGCGGCATGGAGCGGTAGCAAACTGAGATAGCCCGTGGGGATAAGAGTGGCTTGCTGGTATGAGTGATGTTGCAGGTGAGCGATTAAGGGAGCCATCAGCGGTTCCCAGAGTTGGCGGGTTACGATGTCGATCGCGTCATACCAGCCTTGGCGATTGGTTTGGGATTGATAGTAGGCGCTGAACCAGGTTTGACTCAGCAGATCGATCAGTTGCGTTTCGTTGAGGGCATCTAGCCACAGGGATTCAACCGTGTTGGCAGTGACGATGAGGGCGAGGCTACCAGCGGGGGTGGGGATGAGGTACACCAAGGGGCGATCGCCTTGGATAGCGCGGCCAACATCGGCAAAGGTGGGTAAGGCTAGGAATTGCTCGTAGCCGGGAACCTGACGGATGTTTTGGAGGATGGCCGTGAGTTGTTGGCGCAGATCATGGGCAGAGTCTCGCAGGGTTTCGGGGGTGAGGCTATGGCGCTCCTCAGAGGTCATCCGATCGCGCTGCTGGCTTTCTAGGTTGCGGAGTTGGGCGGCGATCTCCTGGTAATCCTGATAAAGATTGGGGTGGGTTTGCTGAAGTTGGGTGAGGTCAGCTCGATCGCGGTCGAGACTCTCACTTAACCCACGAGCACGGCCTTGCTCCAGTGTTTCGACGGCTTTCTGAAGGTTGCCCGTCCGTGCCAGGGCATAGGCCGCCCGACGAGGGAGATCGGCGGTTTCAGACAGTTCAGCAGCTTTGCCATCTAGCAGGTTAGCGCTCTGATAAAGAATTTCGGCAGCTTGCAGAGCCGTTTGATACGTGACAATAGCTTCCTCCCATCGCTTTTCTTCAAAGTAGAGGTTGGCCAAACTACGGGCTGATCTGCGGCAGTCGTTGGGCAGTAATTCTGGGGTGAAGATCTGCAAGCTATCTCGATAGGTATTGATCGCC from Candidatus Obscuribacterales bacterium includes:
- a CDS encoding CHAT domain-containing protein produces the protein AAPFGEPRMDEQRSQAYLTLIEQLLGCPQGQEGELLQAHSDLLDAGLLAAMEQVAAYLESQGSGNAQWLRGFAAQLAAAAGLETSAPQGTEAAHQFLLETLQLIVDKQGNPQQIYSLWAQQQSRFNTELLAVLPTVAAQFLEGNTERRVFVAAVLVMFGNLISEFPLGTRWLNLELSIAAYQQSLQVMTREAMAGAWAESMASLANAYRKRIRGERAENIEVAIATYQQSLKVMTWKAMPIQWAQSINNLANAYYFRIRGDRAKNIEVSIAAYQQSLKVRTREAMPIEWAESMHNLATAYLTRIRGDRSENIEAAITAYQQCMQVTTQEALPIEWAESMNNLANAYRNRIRGDRSENIEAAIAAYQQCLQVTTQEALPIEWARLMNNLANAYYFRIRGERTENIEEAIKTYNQSLQVRTREAMPVDWAASTMGLANAYSERIRGDRAENIEQAIKAYQESLQVMTREAMPVDWAQSMNNLANAYSERIRGDRAENIEKAINTYRDSLQIFTPELLPNDCRRSARSLANLYFEEKRWEEAIVTYQTALQAAEILYQSANLLDGKAAELSETADLPRRAAYALARTGNLQKAVETLEQGRARGLSESLDRDRADLTQLQQTHPNLYQDYQEIAAQLRNLESQQRDRMTSEERHSLTPETLRDSAHDLRQQLTAILQNIRQVPGYEQFLALPTFADVGRAIQGDRPLVYLIPTPAGSLALIVTANTVESLWLDALNETQLIDLLSQTWFSAYYQSQTNRQGWYDAIDIVTRQLWEPLMAPLIAHLQHHSYQQATLIPTGYLSLLPLHAAWTEDPSTPTGRRYALDDIHFTYAPNAKSLAAAQAIAQRTGAESILAIDNPSQDLPNSEREVNAAIASFPKNTVLRHGAATVEGVRSQLSKMAIAHFSCHGTANLADPLNSGLRMSDGLLTLRDIFALNLADQGGLRLAILSACETGLSGIENADEAISLPTGLLQAGVAGVVASLWSVSDLSTMVLLSRFYTLWQNQDMSPATALRCAQQWLRDASPTDIVDHCRTFIPDLDSHKELKRSLKYDYSHPYHWSAFSYTGV
- a CDS encoding Uma2 family endonuclease; amino-acid sequence: MVQTPAKPITLAEFLTLPETKPASEFMDGKIIQKPMPQGKHSTIQGDLVPAINSILKPQHIARAYPELRCTFGDRSIVPDVTVFTWKRIPRDPNGDVSNTFALAPDWTIEILSPEQGQTKVVRNILHCLSHGTQMGWLIDPEEKLVFVYGGDRTISVVEEPSERLPVPPFAEPVVLTVGQLFGWLEE